One window from the genome of Pirellulales bacterium encodes:
- a CDS encoding DUF1376 domain-containing protein, with protein MTKPPAYLLYASDFLGGTALMTNDEVGIYIRLLCHAWNLGPLPADRAAQLVGCPIPPAVRAKFVECDGMLTNERLEKVRAKQAEYSALQSRKSKLAVKARQQNRNPAVDPGDNPGVDPGNNPGVDPAVDPDATIQTQIQNQTLSLYSYSGQIQKPRRKSDSELTLEIQIRNLSGYAFELARKIRPTDSNGVKLWARIGAAVDAGGISEHAMQDSIAAALAGMRQNRPGYFRRCLDNKLRETTGQTLAQCLAGIDPSSLLGATQLAPDAELLAARQKVVKTLLRENLTG; from the coding sequence GTGACCAAGCCCCCCGCATATCTGCTGTACGCTTCGGATTTTTTGGGTGGAACAGCGCTGATGACCAACGACGAAGTCGGAATCTATATCCGGCTGCTGTGCCACGCCTGGAACCTTGGTCCCCTACCGGCTGACAGAGCCGCGCAATTAGTCGGCTGCCCCATTCCCCCGGCGGTCCGGGCTAAGTTTGTGGAGTGTGACGGCATGCTTACCAATGAGCGGCTGGAAAAAGTCCGCGCCAAACAGGCGGAGTACAGCGCCCTTCAAAGCCGAAAAAGCAAGCTGGCGGTCAAAGCCCGCCAACAAAATCGGAACCCGGCGGTTGACCCCGGGGATAACCCGGGGGTTGATCCGGGGAATAACCCGGGGGTTGATCCGGCGGTTGACCCCGACGCAACCATTCAGACTCAGATTCAGAATCAGACTCTGTCTCTGTATTCATATTCTGGTCAGATTCAGAAGCCGCGGCGGAAATCTGATTCTGAACTGACCTTAGAAATTCAAATTCGGAACCTGAGCGGCTACGCCTTTGAGCTAGCGCGTAAGATTCGCCCTACCGACAGCAACGGGGTGAAACTCTGGGCAAGGATCGGCGCGGCGGTAGATGCTGGCGGAATCTCGGAGCATGCTATGCAAGATTCAATTGCCGCTGCCCTGGCTGGCATGCGCCAGAATCGACCCGGCTATTTCCGGCGCTGCCTGGACAACAAATTGAGGGAGACTACCGGCCAGACACTGGCGCAGTGCCTGGCCGGGATCGACCCAAGTTCATTATTGGGAGCAACTCAACTTGCGCCGGATGCCGAGTTGCTGGCTGCCCGCCAAAAAGTAGTGAAAACGCTATTACGCGAAAACCTCACGGGATGA
- a CDS encoding helix-turn-helix domain-containing protein, which produces MTTTHDRPAVDDRLLAAPAYTTRDLARLARVTPRTLHAWRARHGLPYLTLPGGAIRYPVAAVDAWLAARGRNLTPYARDLARATSPTIPTLATLAEPRRAG; this is translated from the coding sequence ATGACCACGACCCATGATCGACCGGCGGTGGATGATCGGCTGCTGGCTGCCCCGGCGTACACGACCCGCGACCTGGCCCGGCTGGCCAGAGTGACGCCCCGCACTCTGCATGCCTGGCGTGCGCGGCATGGGCTGCCGTATCTGACGCTGCCCGGGGGAGCGATCCGTTACCCCGTCGCGGCGGTCGATGCCTGGCTGGCCGCGCGCGGGCGCAATCTCACGCCATACGCCCGTGACCTGGCCCGCGCCACGTCCCCGACCATCCCCACGCTCGCCACACTGGCCGAGCCACGCCGCGCGGGATGA